Proteins encoded in a region of the Ciona intestinalis chromosome 6, KH, whole genome shotgun sequence genome:
- the LOC100179922 gene encoding kelch-like protein 12 isoform X2 has protein sequence MALVDKSISFNGTCSVEEKNHFVNHSYNLLKFANEARQDGRFNDITIHFEKKLIRANKMVLSCYSEYFNAMFNTELDEKYKDDVEVHGVEPESFEKLVDFMYTGKININTNNVCELLAVCDYLQVLAVKELCIRYLSKMMSPQNCITIQVLADRFTIPQITEQFNKCFVTNYQQVVSSKHFKKLSKDDVIKLLQSTHGKVSSDLLYKAVMNWVKLDLASNENYLSEIIKFVDFYQMSPKMLQNEVSVEPLIRKLGDLSYPLFDAVLQQSKNTEKSLISLSGTNILTKVTKFDLRTKQWSQLPDLPVGQDKAAAVVIDDVLYYLGGDAMRNGRCTTNIVHRLKLKGKILKWEKVAPMNVKRWGFGAAVLNGHLYSLGGHSGKQITSSVERYDPLLDEWKDVAPMQTRRGWFAAVVLNNAIYAIGGYDGNESLSSVEKYNLNNDTWVYAKDMKIEKNRHSACVAQNKIYVVGGVNSNGKVVKSIEYYDDQTDKWSVVGETEVELYNHSLVAV, from the exons ATGGCCCTGGTAGACAAGTCAATTTCGTTTAATGGAACATGTTcagttgaagaaaaaaatcactttgTTAATCATTCATATAACCTTCTTAAATTTGCCAATGAAGCAAGACAAGATGGTCGTTTTAATGACATCACCATTCATTTTGAAAAGAAACTTATCAGAGCAAACAAGATGGTTCTTTCTTGCTATTCTGAATATTTTAACGCCATGTTTAACACTGAG TTGGACGAAAAGTATAAAGATGATGTTGAAGTTCATGGTGTAGAACCAGAAAGTTTTGAGAAACTTGTTGATTTCATGTACACAGGAAAAATCAACATCAACACCAACAATGTGTGTGAACTTCTTGCAGTTTGTGATTACCTGCAAGTATTAG CTGTCAAAGAACTTTGCATTAGGTATTTGTCGAAAATGATGTCTCCACAAAATTGCATCACAATTCAAGTATTGGCCGACCGTTTCACCATTCCACAAATAACTGAGCAATtcaacaaatgttttgttacaaattatCAACAAGTTGTTTCTAGTAAACATTTCAAGAAACTTTCAAAagatgatgtcatcaagttACTACAGTCAACACATGGcaag gTTTCTTCAGACTTGCTTTATAAAGCTGTTATGAACTGGGTGAAGCTTGATCTGGCTtcaaatgaaaattatttgaGTGAAATCATCAAATTCGTCGATTTTTATCAAATGTCTCCAAAGATGCTTCAAAATGAGGTTTCTGTTGAG CCTCTCATAAGAAAACTTGGTGATTTGAGTTATCCGTTATTTGATGCTGTGCTGCAACAATCAAAGAACACAG agAAATCTCTCATATCACTTAGTGGAACAAATATTCTAACCAAAGTAACAAAGTTTGATTTACGAACAAAACAATGGAGTCAACTTCCG GATTTACCAGTTGGTCAAGATAAAGCAGCGGCCGTTGTCATCGATGATGTTCTGTATTATCTTGGGGGAGATGCAATGAGGAATGGTAGATGCACAACTAACATTGTTCAtcgattaaaattaaaaggaaaaattttaaaatgggaGAAGGTAGCTCCAATGAATGTTAAGCGATGGGGATTTGGTGCTGCTGTTTTAAATG gtCATTTGTATTCACTTGGTGGACACAGtggtaaacaaattacatCTTCAGTAGAACGATATGATCCATTATTAGATGAGTGGAAAGATGTTGCTCCAATGCAAACACGACGTGGTTGGTTTGCTGCTGTAGTGCTTAACAATGCTATTTATGCTATTG GTGGTTATGATGGAAATGAAAGTCTTTCATCTGTTGAGAAATACAATCTTAATAATGACACATGGGTTTATGCGAAGGAtatgaaaatagaaaaaaatcgtCATTCAGCTTGTGTTGCACAAAACAAGATTTATGTAGTAGGAGg TGTGAATTCTAATGGCAAAGTTGTGAAATCAATTGAATATTACGATGATCAAACTGACAAGTGGAGTGTTGTTGGTGAAACTGAAGTTGAATTATACAACCATTCTCTGGTTGCTGTTTAA
- the LOC100179922 gene encoding kelch-like protein 12 isoform X1 translates to MALVDKSISFNGTCSVEEKNHFVNHSYNLLKFANEARQDGRFNDITIHFEKKLIRANKMVLSCYSEYFNAMFNTELDEKYKDDVEVHGVEPESFEKLVDFMYTGKININTNNVCELLAVCDYLQVLAVKELCIRYLSKMMSPQNCITIQVLADRFTIPQITEQFNKCFVTNYQQVVSSKHFKKLSKDDVIKLLQSTHGKVSSDLLYKAVMNWVKLDLASNENYLSEIIKFVDFYQMSPKMLQNEVSVEPLIRKLGDLSYPLFDAVLQQSKNTEKSLISLSGTNILTKVTKFDLRTKQWSQLPDLPVGQDKAAAVVIDDVLYYLGGDAMRNGRCTTNIVHRLKLKGKILKWEKVAPMNVKRWGFGAAVLNGTIFVFGGADDRLAKVLSGEYYVVSLNKWIKLKPMKIARHGHSIVAHNGHLYSLGGHSGKQITSSVERYDPLLDEWKDVAPMQTRRGWFAAVVLNNAIYAIGGYDGNESLSSVEKYNLNNDTWVYAKDMKIEKNRHSACVAQNKIYVVGGVNSNGKVVKSIEYYDDQTDKWSVVGETEVELYNHSLVAV, encoded by the exons ATGGCCCTGGTAGACAAGTCAATTTCGTTTAATGGAACATGTTcagttgaagaaaaaaatcactttgTTAATCATTCATATAACCTTCTTAAATTTGCCAATGAAGCAAGACAAGATGGTCGTTTTAATGACATCACCATTCATTTTGAAAAGAAACTTATCAGAGCAAACAAGATGGTTCTTTCTTGCTATTCTGAATATTTTAACGCCATGTTTAACACTGAG TTGGACGAAAAGTATAAAGATGATGTTGAAGTTCATGGTGTAGAACCAGAAAGTTTTGAGAAACTTGTTGATTTCATGTACACAGGAAAAATCAACATCAACACCAACAATGTGTGTGAACTTCTTGCAGTTTGTGATTACCTGCAAGTATTAG CTGTCAAAGAACTTTGCATTAGGTATTTGTCGAAAATGATGTCTCCACAAAATTGCATCACAATTCAAGTATTGGCCGACCGTTTCACCATTCCACAAATAACTGAGCAATtcaacaaatgttttgttacaaattatCAACAAGTTGTTTCTAGTAAACATTTCAAGAAACTTTCAAAagatgatgtcatcaagttACTACAGTCAACACATGGcaag gTTTCTTCAGACTTGCTTTATAAAGCTGTTATGAACTGGGTGAAGCTTGATCTGGCTtcaaatgaaaattatttgaGTGAAATCATCAAATTCGTCGATTTTTATCAAATGTCTCCAAAGATGCTTCAAAATGAGGTTTCTGTTGAG CCTCTCATAAGAAAACTTGGTGATTTGAGTTATCCGTTATTTGATGCTGTGCTGCAACAATCAAAGAACACAG agAAATCTCTCATATCACTTAGTGGAACAAATATTCTAACCAAAGTAACAAAGTTTGATTTACGAACAAAACAATGGAGTCAACTTCCG GATTTACCAGTTGGTCAAGATAAAGCAGCGGCCGTTGTCATCGATGATGTTCTGTATTATCTTGGGGGAGATGCAATGAGGAATGGTAGATGCACAACTAACATTGTTCAtcgattaaaattaaaaggaaaaattttaaaatgggaGAAGGTAGCTCCAATGAATGTTAAGCGATGGGGATTTGGTGCTGCTGTTTTAAATG GTACTATCTTTGTATTTGGTGGAGCTGACGATCGGCTTGCAAAAGTTCTATCGGGAGAATATTATGTTGTTTCACTCAATAAATGGATTAAACTTAAACCAATGAAGATTGCCAGACATGGCCATTCTATTGTTGCACACAATG gtCATTTGTATTCACTTGGTGGACACAGtggtaaacaaattacatCTTCAGTAGAACGATATGATCCATTATTAGATGAGTGGAAAGATGTTGCTCCAATGCAAACACGACGTGGTTGGTTTGCTGCTGTAGTGCTTAACAATGCTATTTATGCTATTG GTGGTTATGATGGAAATGAAAGTCTTTCATCTGTTGAGAAATACAATCTTAATAATGACACATGGGTTTATGCGAAGGAtatgaaaatagaaaaaaatcgtCATTCAGCTTGTGTTGCACAAAACAAGATTTATGTAGTAGGAGg TGTGAATTCTAATGGCAAAGTTGTGAAATCAATTGAATATTACGATGATCAAACTGACAAGTGGAGTGTTGTTGGTGAAACTGAAGTTGAATTATACAACCATTCTCTGGTTGCTGTTTAA